A genomic window from Silene latifolia isolate original U9 population chromosome Y, ASM4854445v1, whole genome shotgun sequence includes:
- the LOC141633827 gene encoding uncharacterized protein LOC141633827, producing the protein MFHFISYIKIMPLKKSTSTPTTMSQEEIDRLIAMNEALTAGVKSKGSAQDPAKLSASIARHNPMNYDQLGEPSLLGDWHREFHNLFELLKCHAELQVDQVVYYLRGKAGLWWTRNKEAIRKASEGNNSPYVKWPGFKKVMRVVFVLEHIRRKMRAKFDSFKITDEMTVETYYNRFMELSEYLVDLNISEEILALRFEKGLTTIKKRLGAGQPSNMDDIYQ; encoded by the coding sequence ATGtttcattttatttcttatatCAAAATCATGCCTCTAAAGAAATCTACATCTACACCTACCACTATGTCTCAAGAGGAGATTGATCGTCTGATTGCTATGAATGAAGCTTTGACTGCTGGAGTAAAGTCAAAGGGGTCAGCTCAGGATCCAGCTAAGCTGAGTGCTTCTATTGCGAGGCACAACCCGATGAACTATGACCAattaggtgaaccatctttaCTGGGAGATTGGCACAGGGAGTTTCACAACCTTTTCGAGCTGCTAAAGTGTCATGCGGAGCTGCAAGTAGATCAAGTTGTTTACTATTTGAGAGGGAAAGCTGGTTTGTGGTGGACTCGTAACAAGGAGGCCATAAGGAAAGCTAGTGAGGGGAATAATTCTCCTTATGTGAAGTGGCCGGGATTCAAGAAGGTGATGAGAGTTGTATTTGTTCTAGAGCATATCAGGAGGAAGATGAGGGCAAAATTTGATTCCTTTAAGATAACCGAtgagatgacagtagagacttattataacaggtttatggaGTTGTCAGAATATCTAGTTGATTTGAATATTAGTGAAGAGATATTGGCACTcagatttgaaaagggattaacaacTATCAAGAAGAGGCTGGGAGCTGGTCAGCCAAGTAACATGGATGATATTTATCAGTGA
- the LOC141631252 gene encoding protein FAR1-RELATED SEQUENCE 2-like, producing the protein MVTCFASRDEAFYGAQKIAFDNGFALVKALNGSKNRKQPELQGSYFRCSKYGRTRKKIDPDIPEKPKKKGTSKCECLFRVRAVENRANDINGKELIVWNILTSEEGGYHNHQVAKYKDGDRHFAGLDAEEKEFVTQQVRASIPPRDIKNDPETKELSHVFMAHPEAVKLFRANPHAVLIDSTYTTNVYKIALSEVVGVTPCGSSFLIVAVLLPSESENDYGWMLMRLGELLSCTGSSIPAFVTDREMSLIAAFEFLYPSTPHLLCAVSLAH; encoded by the exons ATGGTAACATGTTTTGCGAGTCGAGATGAGGCGTTTTACGGGGCTCAGAAAATAGCTTTTGATAACGGGTTTGCCTTAGTAAAAGCATTAAATGGGTCCAAAAATCGTAAACAACCCGAGTTGCAAGGCTCATACTTTCGTTGTTCAAAGTACGGCCGAACCAGAAAGAAGATCGATCCCGATATTCCCGAGAAGCCTAAGAAGAAAGGGACATCTAAGTGTGAGTGTTTGTTTCGCGTTCGAGCCGTGGAGAACCGGGCTAATGATATAAATGGGAAGGAGTTGATTGTTTGGAACATTTTGACCTCGGAGGAAGGTGGATATCACAACCACCAAGTAGCAAAGTACAAAGATGGTGATAGGCATTTTGCGGGTTTGGATGCCGAAGAGAAAGAGTTCGTGACGCAACAAGTCCGGGCATCGATTCCCCCGAGAGATATTAAAAATG ATCCCGAGACAAAGGAGCTCAGTCATGTTTTTATGGCTCATCCAGAAGCCGTTAAACTCTTCCGTGCTAATCCGCATGCGGTTCTTATTGACTCGACGTACACGACCAATGTTTACAAAATTGCTCTTAGTGAGGTTGTTGGTGTAACACCGTGTGGGTCTTCCTTCTTAATTGTTGCGGTGCTCCTTCCGTCAGAGTCAGAAAACGATTATGGGTGGATGTTGATGAGATTAGGGGAGCTACTCAGTTGTACGGGTTCATCTATTCCTGCCTTTGTCACTGATCGGGAGATGAGTTTGATCGCCGCTTTTGAGTTCCTTTATCCGAGCACTCCTCACCTTTTGTGTGCTGTGTCGTTGGCACATTAA